A single window of Ctenopharyngodon idella isolate HZGC_01 chromosome 24, HZGC01, whole genome shotgun sequence DNA harbors:
- the cnot1 gene encoding CCR4-NOT transcription complex subunit 1 isoform X2, giving the protein MNLDSLSLALSQISYLVDNLTKKNYRASQQEIQHIVNRHGPEADRHLLRCLFSHVDFSGDGKSSGKDFHQTQFLIQECVSLITKPNFISTLCYAIDNPLHYQKSLKPSPHLFTQLSKVLKLSKVQEVIFGLALLNSSNADLRGFAAQFVKQKLPDLLRSYVDADLGGNQEGGFQDIAIEVLHLLLSHLLFGQKGSSGVGQEQIDAFLKTLCRDFPQERCPVVLAPLLYPDKRDILMARILPDSADLNKTMMESSLADFMQEVGYGFCASVEECRNIILQYGVREVTASQVARVLGMMARTHSGLSDGIGLQSISNPVGGGIWSDGKDKSDGSQAHTWNVEVLIDVVKEVNPNLNFKEVTYELDHPGFLIRDSKGLQIVVYGVQRGLGMEVFPVDLIYRPWKHAEGQLSFIQHSLMSPEVFCFADYPCHTVAIDILKAPPEDDNREIATWKSLDLVESLLRLSEVGHYEQVKQLFSFPIKHCPDMLVLALLQISTSWHTLRHELISTLMPIFLGNHPNSAIILHYAWHGQGQSPSIRQLIMHSMAEWYMRGEQYDQAKLSRILDVAQDLKSLSMLLNGTPFAFVIDLAALASRREYLKLDKWLTDKIREHGEPFIQACVTFLKRRCPSIMGGLAPEKDQPKSAQLPPETLATMLACLQSCAGSVSQELSETILTMVANCSNVMNKARQPPPGVLPKGRAPSTSSLDAISPVQMDPLSAMGSLSLGVSSTSHTPSMQGFPSLQGSAFSNPQSPAKAFSNLPNPNPSTAFPGINSLSSQLQGPLSTSLTGLGSGLGMPAVSSDPFGTRKMSTPGLNPPTFQQTDLSQVWPEANQHFSKEIDDEANSYFQRIYNHPPHPTMSVDEVLEMLQRFKDSNIKREREVFNCMLRNLFEEYRFFPQYPDKELHITACLFGGIIEKGLVTYMALGLALRYVLEALRKPYGSKMYYFGIAALDRFKNRLKDYPQYCQHLASIAHFLQFPHHLQEYIEYGQQSRDPPVKMQGSITTPGSLALAQAQAQSQTPKAPQPGQASTLVTTTTTTTTVAKTTTITRPTAVGPKKDVPPSINTTNIDTLLVATDQTERIVEPPENVQEKIAFIFNNLSQSNMSQKVEELKETVKEEFMPWVSQYLVMKRVSIEPNFHSLYSNFLDTLKNPEFVKMVLNETYRNIKVLLTSDKAAANFSDRSLLKNLGHWLGMITLAKNKPILYTDLELKSLLLEAYVKGQQELLYVVPFVAKVLESSLRSVIFRPQNPWTMGIMNVLAELHQEHDLKLNLKFEIEVLCKNLSLDISELKPGNLLRDKEKLKNLEEQLSAPKKETKPPEEMLPIVTTDSVSFTATPSTPATTTTCTATGPPTPQFSYHDINVYALAGLAPHININVNIPLLQAHPQLKQCVRPAIERAVQELVHPVVDRSIKIAMTTCEQIVRKDFALDSEESHMRVAAHHMMRNLTAGMAMITCREPLLMSIATNLKNSFAAALRAPTPQQREMMEEAAARIAQDNCELACCFIQKTAVEKAGPEMDKRLATEFELRKHARQEGRRYCDPMVLTYQAERMPEQIRLKVGGVDPKQLAVYEEFARNVPGFLPSNDLSQPTGFLAQPMKQQAWPTDDVAHIYDKCISDLEQHLHAIPPALAMNPQTQAIRSLLEAVVMARNSRDGIAALGLLQKAVEGLLDATSGADTDLLLSYRECHLLVLKALQDGRAYGPQWCNKQITRCLIECRDEYKYNVEAVELLIRNHLVNMQQYDMHLAQSMENGLNYMAVAFAMQLVKLLLVDERSVSHITEADLFHTIETLMRTSAHSRANAPEGLPQLMDVVRSNYEAMIDRHHGGPNFMMHSGISQASEYDDPPGLREKAEYLLREWVNLYHSAAAGRDSTKAFSAFVGQMHQQGILKTDDLITRFFRLCTEMCVEISYRAQAEQQHPTTSPAIIRAKCYHNLDAFVRLIALLVKHSGEATNTVTKINLLNKVGMLTAVLGIVVGVLIQDHDVRQTEFQQLPYHRIFIMLLLELNAPEHVLETINFQTLTAFCNTFHILRPTKAPGFVYAWLELISHRIFIARMLAHTPQQKGWPMYAQLLIDLFKYLAPFLRNVELNKPMQILYKGTLRVLLVLLHDFPEFLCDYHYGFCDVIPPNCIQLRNLILSAFPRNMRLPDPFTPNLKVDMLSEINIAPRILTNFTGVMPSQFKKDLDSYLKTRSPVTFLSELRSNLQVVHSRIVSNEPGNRYNIQLINALVLYVGTQAIAHIHNKGSTPSMSTITHSAHMDIFQNLAVDLDTEGRYLFLNAIANQLRYPNSHTHYFSCTMLYLFAEANAEAIQEQITRVLLERLIVNRPHPWGLLITFIELIKNPAFKFWSHDFVHCAPEIEKLFQSVAQCCMGQKQAQQVMEGTGAS; this is encoded by the exons ATGAATCTTGACTCGCTCTCGCTGGCTTTGTCTCAAATCAGCTACCTGGTGGACAATTTAACTAAGAAAAACTACAGAGCCAGCCAGCAGGAAATACAACAT ATTGTGAATCGTCACGGCCCTGAGGCAGACCGGCATTTATTACGCTGTCTCTTTTCCCATGTGGATTTCAGTGGCGATGGTAAAAGCAGTGGCAAAGATTTCCACCAG ACACAATTTCTAATCCAGGAGTGTGTGTCTCTTATTACGAAACCAAATTTTATTTCAACGCTTTGCTACGCCATTGACAATCCCCTGCACTATCAAAAG AGTTTGAAACCGTCACCTCATTTATTTACTCAGCTGAGTAAAGTTCTCAAGCTAAGCAAGGTTCAAGAG GTGATTTTTGGCCTTGCTCTGCTGAACTCCAGCAACGCAGACCTTCGAGGGTTTG CTGCTCAATTTGTGAAGCAGAAGCTCCCTGACCTTCTCCGCTCGTACGTGGACGCGGACCTCGGAGGGAATCAGGAAGGTGGCTTCCAGGACATTGCCATAGAGGTTCTGCATCTGCTCCTCTCCCATCTTCTGTTCGGTCAGAAGGGCTCGAGCGGAGTCGGACAAGAGCAGATTGACGCGTTCCTCAAAACACTGTGCAGAG ATTTCCCGCAGGAGCGCTGTCCTGTGGTGCTCGCACCACTGCTGTACCCTGACAAACGGGACATTCTCATGGCCAGGATCCTGCCAGACTCTGCAGATTTAAATAAGACCATGATGGAGAGTTCCCTTGCTGACTTCATGCAAGAAGTTGGCTATGGCTTTTGTGCGAG TGTCGAAGAGTGCAGGAACATAATCCTGCAGTATGGGGTGCGAGAGGTGACAGCCAGTCAGGTGGCCAGAGTGCTAGGCATGATGGCCCGCACTCACTCCGGTCTGTCCGACGGCATTGGCCTACAG TCCATTTCCAATCCAGTGGGTGGAGGGATCTGGAGTGATGGGAAGGACAAGAGTGATGGTTCTCAGGCCCACACCTGGAATGTTGAAGTTCTGATTGATGTGGTCAAAGAAGTG AACCCCAATCTGAATTTTAAAGAGGTGACCTATGAGCTTGATCACCCAGGCTTTCTGATCCGGGACAGTAAGGGTCTTCAGATAGTGGTCTATGGGGTCCAGAGGGGTCTGGGAATGGAGGTGTTCCCAGTGGATCTCATCTACAGACCATGGAAGCATGCAGAAGGACAg TTATCGTTCATTCAGCACTCCCTGATGAGTCCTGAAGTGTTCTGCTTTGCTGACTACCCCTGTCATACGGTTGCCATTGACATCCTGAAGGCCCCACCCGAGGATGACAACAGAGAGATAGCCACATG GAAGAGCTTGGACCTAGTGGAGAGCCTCTTACGCCTCTCTGAAGTTGGGCATTATGAACAGGTGAAGCAGCTCTTTAGCTTCCCCATCAAGCACTGCCCAGACATGCTGGTGCTGGCGCTGCTGCAGATCAGCACCTCCTGGCACACCCTGCGTCATGAGCTCATCTCCACCCTCATGCCCATCTTCCTGGGCAACCACCCCAACTCTGCCATCATCTTGCACTATGCCTGGCATGGACAG GGCCAGTCCCCCTCCATCCGCCAGCTGATCATGCACTCTATGGCCGAGTGGTACATGAGAGGAGAGCAATACGACCAGGCCAAGCTATCTCGCATCCTGGATGTGGCTCAAGACTTGAAG TCTCTATCGATGCTGCTGAATGGTACTCCATTTGCCTTTGTTATTGACCTTGCTGCACTTGCCTCTCGCCGTGAATACCTCAAACTTGACAAATGGCTCACTGACAAAATACGAGAGCACGGG GAGCCGTTCATCCAGGCGTGCGTCACGTTCCTGAAGAGACGATGTCCCTCTATCATGGGTGGTTTGGCTCCAGAGAAAGACCAGCCGAAGAGTGCTCAACTTCCTCCTGAAACACTGGCTACAATGCTTGCATGTCTGCAGTCTTGTGCTGG GAGTGTGTCTCAAGAGCTATCAGAGACAATCTTGACCATGGTGGCCAACTGTAGCAATGTGATGAACAAGGCCCGGCAGCCGCCACCAGGAGTCCTGCCAAAGGGACGAGCTCCCAGCACCAGCAGCTTAGATGCTATCTCACCTGTTCAA ATGGACCCTCTCTCTGCGATGGGCTCTTTGAGTTTAGGTGTCTCATCCACATCTCATACCCCGAGCATGCAAGGATTCCCCAGCCTGCAAGGCTCTGCCTTTAGTAACCCCCAGTCCCCAGCCAAAGCCTTCTCAAACCTACCAAACCCTAACCCCAGCACAGCTTTCCCAGGAATCAACTCCCTCTCTTCGCAGCTCCAAG GTCCTCTGAGCACAAGCTTGACTGGGCTTGGCTCAGGTTTGGGAATGCCCGCCGTCAGCAGCGATCCCTTCGGCACCAGGAAGATGAGCACACCGGGGCTAAACCCGCCCACATTTCAGCAGA CTGACCTTTCTCAGGTGTGGCCCGAGGCAAACCAGCACTTTAGTAAGGAGATTGACGATGAAGCAAACAGCTATTTCCAACGCATCTACAACCATCCGCCACACCCCACAATGTCTGTGGATGAG GTGCTGGAAATGTTGCAGAGATTTAAGGACTCAAACATCAAGCGGGAACGGGAAGTTTTTAACTGCATGCTGAGGAATCTGTTTGAGGAGTACCGATTCTTCCCTCAGTATCCAGACAAAGAGCTGCACATCACCGCATGCCTCTTTGGGGGAATCATTGAGAAGGGCTTGGTGACGTACATGGCGCTGGGCTTGGCCTTACGATATGTCCTGGAAGCTTTACGCAAACCTTATGGATCAAAGATGTATTACTTTGGGATCGCTGCACTAGATAGATTTAAAAATAG ACTGAAGGACTATCCCCAGTACTGTCAGCACTTGGCGTCAATAGCCCATTTCCTGCAGTTCCCGCACCATTTACAAGAG TATATAGAGTATGGCCAGCAGTCCAGAGACCCTCCTGTGAAGATGCAAGGCTCAATTACCACCCCAGGTAGCCTGGCTCTAGCCCAGGCTCAAGCTCAGTCTCAGACCCCTAAAGCCCCCCAACCTGGCCAAGCCAGCACCTTAGTGACCACAACCACCACGACCACCACCGTTGCCAAAACCACCACCATCACGAGACCTACAGCTGTTGGACCGAAGAAGGACGTGCCA CCTTCAATCAACACCACAAACATTGACACCTTGTTGGTGGCCACAGACCAGACTGAAAGGATCGTTGAGCCCCCAGAGAATGTTCAGGAGAAGATTGCGTTCATCTTCAACAACTTGTCCCAATCAAACATGTCACAAAAg GTGGAGGAGCTGAAAGAGACTGTGAAAGAAGAATTCATGCCCTGGGTCTCTCAGTACCTGGTCATGAAGCGTGTCAGCATTGAGCCCAACTTCCACAGCCTGTATTCTAACTTCCTGGACACACTGAAAAACCCAGAGTTTGTTAAAATGGTTCTCAATGAGACTTACAGAAACATCAAG GTCCTTCTTACCTCTGATAAGGCAGCTGCTAACTTCTCAGATCGATCCCTGCTGAAGAATTTGGGTCACTGGCTTGGAATGATCACCCTAGCTAAAAACAAACCCATCCTTTACACA GATCTGGAGCTAAAGTCTCTCTTGCTGGAGGCTTATGTGAAAGGCCAGCAGGAGTTACTGTATGTTGTCCCCTTTGTGGCCAAAGTCTTGGAATCAAGTCTGCGGAGCGTG ATCTTCAGACCGCAGAACCCTTGGACCATGGGCATCATGAATGTATTGGCTGAGCTCCACCAAGAACATGACTTAAAG CTTAACCTCAAGTTTGAGATTGAGGTGCTCTGCAAGAATCTGTCTCTGGACATCAGCGAGCTGAAACCAGGAAACCTGCTGAGAGACAAAGAGAAGCTGAAGAATTTGGAGGAGCAGCTCTCTGCACCAAAGAAAGAGACCAAGCCTCCTGAAGAGATGCTGCCTATAGTTACTACAG ACTCTGTTTCATTTACAGCTACTCCTTCGACTCCGGCCACCACCACAACCTGTACTGCCACGGGGCCACCCACGCCACAGTTCAGCTACCATGACATCAATGTGTACGCCCTGGCTGGCCTTGCCCCACACATCAACATCAATGTTAAC ATCCCACTGCTGCAGGCCCACCCTCAGTTGAAGCAGTGCGTGAGACCAGCAATTGAGCGTGCTGTACAGGAGCTTGTGCACCCAGTGGTGGACCGATCGATCAAGATCGCCATGACCACCTGCGAGCAGATAGTCCGGAAGGACTTTGCGCTAGACTCCGAGGAGTCTCACATGCGTGTGGCTGCCCACCACATGATGCGCAACCTGACCGCCGGCATGGCCATGATCACCTGTAGAGAGCCGTTGCTCATGAGCATCGCCACCAACCTGAAGAACAGCTTTGCAGCAGCTCTTAGG GCTCCCACACCCCAGCAGAGAGAAATGATGGAAGAGGCGGCTGCTCGCATCGCACAGGACAACTGTGAGCTCGCGTGTTGCTTTATCCAAAAGACAGCAGTGGAGAAAGCTGGACCTGAGATGGACAAGAGACTGGCAACT GAATTTGAGCTGAGGAAACACGCTCGCCAAGAAGGCCGCCGCTACTGTGATCCCATGGTTCTCACCTATCAGGCGGAGCGTATGCCAGAGCAAATCAGACTGAAG GTCGGTGGAGTTGATCCTAAACAGCTGGCTGTTTATGAGGAGTTCGCCAGAAACGTTCCTGGCTTCCTACCCAGTAACGACCTGTCTCAGCCCACTGGTTTCCTTGCCCAACCAATGAAG CAACAGGCATGGCCCACTGATGATGTGGCTCACATCTACGATAAGTGCATTTCGGACCTGGAGCAGCACCTGCACGCTATTCCACCTGCGCTGGCCATGAATCCACAGACCCAGGCCATACGCAGCCTCCTGGAGGCAGTTGTCATGGCTAGGAACTCCCGTGATGGCATTGCCGCATTGGGCCTTTTGCAAAAG GCTGTGGAGGGTCTGCTAGATGCCACCAGTGGTGCTGATACTGATCTGTTGCTAAGCTACAGGGAGTGCCACCTGTTGGTGCTGAAAGCTCTACAGGATGGTCGTGCCTACGGCCCACAGTGGTGCAACAAACAAATCACCAG ATGCCTGATTGAGTGCAGAGATGAATACAAGTACAACGTTGAGGCTGTAGAGCTCCTCATTAGAAATCACCTGGTCAACATGCAGCAGTATGACATGCACCTGGCTCAG TCCATGGAGAACGGACTGAACTACATGGCTGTGGCGTTTGCCATGCAGCTAGTGAAGCTACTGCTGGTTGATGAACGCAGCGTGAGCCACATCACAGAAGCAGATCTCTTCCACACCATCGAGACTCTGATGAGGACCAGTGCCCACTCCAGAGCCAATGCTCCTGAAGG TTTGCCCCAGCTGATGGATGTTGTCCGCTCCAACTACGAGGCCATGATCGATCGTCACCATGGTGGGCCAAACTTCATGATGCACTCTGGGATTTCTCAAGCCTCTGAGTATGATGACCCACCAGGTCTTAGAGAGAAGGCAGAGTACCTGCTGAGAGAATGGGTCAACCTGTACCACTCAGCAGCTGCAGGAAGGGACAGCACTAAGGCGTTCTCTGCATTTGTCGGACAG ATGCACCAGCAGGGCATCCTGAAGACCGACGACCTCATCACTCGCTTCTTCCGGCTGTGCACAGAGATGTGCGTGGAGATCAGTTACCGCGCTCAAGCTGAACAGCAGCACCCCACCACCAGCCCTGCCATTATCAGGGCCAAGTGCTACCATAACCTGGACGCTTTTGTTCGGCTCATCGCCCTTCTGGTCAAACACTCTGGAGAGGCCACCAACACGGTCACCAAAATCAACCTCCTCAACAAGGTTGGAATGCTTACAGCG GTTCTGGGCATTGTGGTGGGTGTGTTGATCCAGGATCACGATGTGAGGCAGACGGAGTTCCAGCAGCTTCCATACCACCGAATCTTCATCATGCTTCTGCTGGAGCTTAATGCACCGGAGCATGTGCTGGAGACCATCAACTTCCAGACCCTCACTGCCTTCTG CAACACCTTCCACATCCTGAGGCCGACTAAAGCACCTGGTTTTGTGTACGCTTGGCTGGAGCTCATCTCTCACCGCATCTTCATTGCCAGGATGCTTGCacacaccccacaacaaaag GGTTGGCCAATGTATGCCCAGCTGCTTATTGACTTGTTCAAGTATCTTGCACCCTTCCTAAGGAATGTTGAACTCAACAAACCTATGCAAATTCTCTACAAG GGAACACTTCGTGTGCTGCTTGTCCTGCTACATGACTTCCCAGAATTCCTGTGCGACTACCATTATGGCTTTTGCGATGTCATCCCGCCCAACTGCATCCAGCTGAGGAACCTGATCCTGAGTGCCTTCCCCCGCAACATGAGGCTTCCAGACCCCTTCACCCCTAATCTGAAG GTGGATATGCTGAGCGAAATCAACATCGCTCCCCGCATCCTCACTAACTTCACCGGTGTGATGCCGTCCCAGTTTAAAAAGGATCTTGACTCCTACCTCAAGACCCGCTCTCCTGTCACCTTCCTCTCTGAGCTGCGCAGCAACCTGCAGGTAGTTCACAGCAGAATC GTGTCCAACGAGCCTGGAAACCGCTACAACATCCAGCTGATCAACGCTCTTGTGCTGTACGTTGGAACCCAGGCCATTGCCCACATCCACAACAAGGGCAGCACTCCCTCCATGAGCACCATCACGCACTCAGCACACATGGACATCTTCCAGAACCTTGCAGTCGATCTAGACACTGAAG GCCGCTATCTGTTCCTGAATGCGATAGCCAATCAGCTGCGTTATCCAAACAGCCACACACACTACTTTAGTTGTACCATGCTGTATCTGTTTGCCGAGGCCAACGCTGAAGCCATTCAAGAGCAGATCACCAG GGTCCTGCTGGAGAGGCTGATTGTGAACAGGCCGCACCCATGGGGTCTGCTCATCACCTTCATAGAGCTGATCAAGAACCCTGCCTTTAAGTTCTGGAGCCATGATTTTGTGCACTGTGCCCCAGAGATCGAGAA GTTGTTCCAGTCGGTGGCTCAGTGCTGCATGGGGCAGAAGCAGGCCCAGCAGGTGATGGAGGGAACAGGTGCCAGTTAG